The Mercenaria mercenaria strain notata chromosome 8, MADL_Memer_1, whole genome shotgun sequence genome has a segment encoding these proteins:
- the LOC123566095 gene encoding UPF0235 protein C15orf40 homolog isoform X3, with translation MFSSIRNKSIYLRRFHTSTICSMPKKRNKQTNQVVVESGSSQVVQSGPVSSGKAGVEIKILAKPGAKCNSVTDISETVGIQIAAPPVDGEANSELVKYLSKVLGLKKSQVTLDKL, from the exons atgTTCAGTTCGATAAGAAATAAGTCAATTTATTTAAGACGCTTCCACACGTCCACAATTTGTTCAATGCCTAAGAAGAGAAATAAACAG ACTAACCAAGTGGTAGTAGAGTCAGGATCATCACAAGTTGTACAGTCAGGACCTGTTAGCAGTGGAAAAGCTGGGGTAGAGATCAAAATACTTGCAAAACCGGGAGCAAAGTGCAATTCTGTTACAg ATATCAGTGAAACTGTTGGCATACAAATTGCAGCACCACCTGTAGATGGAGAGGCTAACTCAGAATTAGTGAAATATCTTTCAAAAGTCTTAGGTCTCAAGAAGTCACAAGTTACTCTAGATAAG